One window of Pseudanabaena sp. FACHB-2040 genomic DNA carries:
- the bioF gene encoding 8-amino-7-oxononanoate synthase, whose amino-acid sequence MPLDPYAWIDKSLDTLHRADWYRSVKSIEGMAGPVVTFDGQEVINFASNDYLGLAGDPRLAAAAIEAIQTYGTGSTGSRLLSGHRPLHEKLESAIATLKQTEDALVFSSGYLANIGAISALVGPRDLVLSDQYNHSSLKNGARMSGAALVDYAHCSLSDLRQQLQEQRHRYRRCLILTDSVFSMDGDLCPLPEILNLAEQFDSMVLVDEAHATGVLGSGGAGCVEHFGCRGRPLVQVGTLSKALGSLGGYVAGTASLIDFLRNRAPSWIYTTGLTPADTAAALKAIEIIQSEPEMRSQLWNHVHYLKHQLDQLWETGLPAHHTKRLPSDSPIFCIEVQDAAAVIRVGQQLRQLGLFVSPVRPPTSPTSRLRITLMASHMRSHLDQLLLGLKKTLLMP is encoded by the coding sequence GCATCGGGCTGACTGGTACCGCTCGGTCAAGTCCATAGAAGGGATGGCAGGGCCAGTAGTCACGTTTGATGGCCAAGAAGTAATTAACTTTGCTAGCAACGATTACTTAGGGCTGGCGGGCGATCCCCGGCTAGCAGCAGCGGCGATTGAGGCTATTCAGACCTATGGCACGGGCAGCACAGGTTCCCGGCTGTTGAGTGGTCATCGGCCTCTGCACGAAAAGTTGGAGAGTGCGATCGCAACCCTCAAGCAAACTGAAGACGCCCTCGTTTTTAGCTCTGGCTACCTGGCTAACATCGGTGCAATCAGCGCACTAGTCGGCCCGCGCGATTTGGTGTTGTCTGACCAATACAACCACTCCAGCCTGAAAAACGGTGCCCGAATGAGCGGTGCTGCTCTGGTAGACTACGCGCACTGCTCCTTGAGCGACCTAAGGCAGCAGCTTCAGGAACAGCGCCATCGCTATCGCCGCTGCCTGATCCTCACCGACAGCGTTTTTAGTATGGATGGAGATCTGTGCCCCTTACCCGAAATTTTGAATTTGGCAGAGCAGTTTGACAGTATGGTGCTGGTAGACGAAGCCCATGCTACCGGCGTATTAGGCAGTGGAGGAGCAGGATGCGTAGAGCATTTTGGCTGTAGGGGGCGACCTCTAGTGCAGGTAGGCACCCTCAGCAAGGCTCTGGGCAGCTTAGGCGGCTACGTTGCAGGCACAGCCAGCCTGATCGATTTTTTACGTAATCGTGCCCCTAGCTGGATTTACACGACTGGGCTAACGCCAGCAGACACTGCAGCAGCTTTAAAGGCGATTGAGATTATCCAGAGCGAGCCGGAAATGCGATCGCAGCTCTGGAACCACGTTCACTACCTGAAGCACCAGCTAGATCAGCTGTGGGAAACCGGGTTACCCGCTCATCATACGAAGCGGCTCCCTTCAGACTCACCTATTTTCTGCATAGAAGTTCAAGACGCTGCAGCCGTTATACGCGTAGGTCAACAGCTGCGGCAGCTAGGCCTATTCGTTTCCCCAGTCCGTCCTCCCACCAGCCCCACCAGTCGCCTCAGAATTACGCTGATGGCAAGTCATATGCGATCGCACCTGGATCAGCTGCTGCTGGGGCTAAAAAAGACTCTACTAATGCCATAA